The following DNA comes from Hahella chejuensis KCTC 2396.
TATGGCAGTTGCTCAACCGGCATGGGCTCAGCCTGAAACAGCTGCTGCAGCCGGAGCCAGTTGTCCGGCGCTTCGTCGCCGTCCGCTATCAGCAGTCGCAAGGACAGGGTGGTGGGACGCAGAGATTCGATCAGCTCGCACATGTCCACGCCGCCATATTCCGGCGTCGCGATGATGGCGCGGGCGTCGCAACGCTTCAGCAGGGACTGGATATCCAGACGGCCCCGCCCCGGTGGAAAGGGGGCGACGACCGCTCCTATCGCCGCAGCGGCCAGATCCACTGCGCAACAGCGCCAACTATTGGGCAGCTGATAGGCGATCACGTCGCCGGCGACGATGCCCATTTCACGCAAACGGGTCGCCAGTCGCAGGGCTTTATCCAGAAGATCGCCGTACGTGATGGCGGAGTCGGATGAGAGCACAGCGGCTTTCTCTGGCGACTGCTCCGCATACATTTGAAACATCTGGAACACGGTGCGGTTGGGATACAGGCCTTGCTCGGCCCATTGTTGACGCAACTCTGCAGGAACCAGGTCGATAATGCCGGAATGGTTCATTGAAATCTCCATGGTGAATTCACCCGAATATAGGCGTCCTTGTTGAGGGCGGAAGCCAGTCTGGGGTCGTGGCTGATCTCGGTCAGGTCTTCGACGATGGCTGCGGCGGGCGCGCCGGTTGTTTCGAATAGAGCGGCCCACTCCTGCGCTTTGCGGCGGTTGAGAATGCGCTGCAAGCGTTCCCGGTTCAGGCCGCCGGACTCGTTTGCCGCAGGCTCGGCTTCAGCGACGGCGCGCGCCAACCGGGACGCTGCGCGCTCGTCGAGACAGTCGATGGCGAGCAATCCCTGGGCGGTAGCGTAAACGCCGTTTAAGGAGGTTGGCGCAGAGTGGGATTCTTCTGTCGCCATAGACACGCCTTTGTCGCCTGACGGATTCAGCAGGGCGCCTAAGTCTTCTGCGCAGAGCAGGCTGGCCGCGCCCAACAGGGAGGAATCCACACGAATCGAGCGGGCGCGGCCGAGGGCGCGAGCCAACAGCGCCGCTGTGACGCCCTGGGCCGCCACGGCGCCGCCCAGTACATCCAGCACGGTAAATAGCGCGCCTCCCGGCAGCCCTGAAGCGGCGGCGATTTTGGCGGCGACGCCGGAATACGCCTGGGCCATGAAGTCGGTGCCGGGGAGGTCGTGTTCCGCCGTCTCTCCCCAGCCGCCGGCATAGGCGTAAACGAGGTCTGGATTCACCTGTTTCATATCGTCGTAATCCAGCCCCATTTCCGCCGCTTTGCCGGGCGCCCAGTTATGCAGAAAGACCTCCGCGTGTTTGATCAGCGCCATCACCTCCGCTTTGCCGGCGGCGGACTTGATGTCAATTTCCAGGATCTTCTTGTCTCGATTCAGGGCGTCAAATCGGGCGGATACGTCCTCCGCCATCGGCGGCATGCCTCTTAATGGGTCGCCTCCGGGCGGCTCAATGCGGATGACCTCGGCGCCCAGCAATGACAACAGACGCCCCGCTAACGGGCCTTGGATGCGACGACAGGACTCGACGACGGTCAGCCCGGCCAGTGGCAGGGAAGTATTGGGTGCGCAGGGTTTGATTGGCGTGGCCTGAGCGGCGTCTCCGTCGCATTGAAAACGCCAGGGGCCGTTGCGCCACATCGTCGAAGCATCCGGGTCCTGGGCGCGTTCCTGCAGCGTGCGCACCTTGCAAATGGCAACGCCGGTCTGACTGGCGATCTGCGCGATCGCTTCGAATGGCAGGGTGGCGAGCGCGTCGCAGAGCGCGGCGGGGACCGGCGCGATGGCTTTGGCGTAGCGCAGGAGGAAGCCGTTCCAGCCTTTACCGGCGCTGGCGGCGTCGACGCCCACATGGCTCCAGAACGCACGCCAGGGGCCCGCATCCAGCGTTTCCAGCTCGAACGCCACGCCGTCCGCAGAGACGAACGGCGGGCGTTCTCTCACATTGGCCCCCCCAGGAAGCAGGCGCTCAGGCATGTCCGGCGCGGTGGCCCCCGCCAGATACTGGGCGACGCTAAGCAAAGCTGCGGCGGTCATGCTGGTGGCGGTCGAGCGCATGGACGCGCCGCGCTGACGGCCGATCGCCGCGGCCATAACGCCTTGCAGTGACAGCATGGCAGTGAGGGTGGAAACGTAATCCACGCCCAAAGGCTGCGCGCCGCCGCTGGCGCGACCATGCACCGACATCAATCCAGAGGCCGCTTGAGCCAGGTTTTCCGTTATCGGACGATCAACCGCGTCAGACCAGCCTTCCAGCACACAGTCGATGGCAGTTGCGTCTGCGGTTGCGTCTGAAGAGTGCAACGCAAAGGCGGCGCCGGATTCCGTGTCCACATTTTCCCAGCCCATCCCGAGGGCGTTGGCTTGATACAGCAGGGAGGCGTACAAGGGAGCGTGAGCCGGCGTTGGGTTGCGCAATGAACCGCTGAGATAGCAGCCTTCCAGTAAAAACGCCATCGTCGTCACCCAAGCCTGTCGCCGCAGCCGCCGGCCACCGCCGGCAGAATGGTGATGGAATCGCCCGTCCGCACTGGCGTATCCAGGTTGTCGGCGAAGCGAATGTCGTCATCGTTCACGTAGATATTGAGAAAACGATGCACCTTGCCGTCCGCCATCAGACGTTCTTGAATGCCGGGATAGTGAGATTCCATGTTTTCGATCACTTCCCGCACATTCTCGCCGCCGCCTTCAATACGCTTCTGATCTCCGGTCAGCGGTCGCAGAACGGTTGGAATATGAATGGTGATTGACATGGGAACTCCTGTCTTCAGAAAGTGGTAAAGGTTTTTCTCCGGAATAGTGCTCGACGGCTTTGATGGTTTCTTCCACCACGGCGCCGTTGACGATGCGGAAGCTGCGGATGTCGCTGCCGTGTTCCGGGTCAGTGGGAATAATGACGTAATGGGCGTGCGGTTCCGCCGCGCAAAGAATGTCGTCTTTGCTGGGGTAGGCGCGGGAAGCGGTGTGAGAGTGATAAATAACCACCGGCTCTTCACCGTTGGCGTCCATTTCCCGCCATATCTGCAGCTGCTCTCGCGCATCGAACATGAACATATCAGAGGAGGCTGCGGCGTTACGCATGGGGATCAGTCGCAGCGGGCGGTCCGAGCCCTCGCGCCCGGCGATGACGCCGCAGGTTTCAATGGGATGTTCTGCTTGCGCCTGGCGGACCATGGCGTCTACGAGTTCGGAAAGAATCGTTAACATGTCTGGCTTCCTCCGGGATCAGTAGCTGGGCAAAGATGAGTCGACATCCCGAATCCAGGCGAGGATGCCGCCGTCGAGATTGTGGACATTGTCAAAACCGCGTTCGCGCAGGGACTGCAACGCCCGCTGCGAGCGCGCGCCGGACTTGCAGTGCAAAACGATGGGCGCGTCCCTGTTCAGCGTGACCAGAATCTCTTCGTCAAGGAGGCGGCTTTGCGGGATATGCCGGGCGCCTGCAATGCGCACGATGTCCCACTCTGTCGTTTCCCGTACGTCGATCAATTGGAAGTCTTTGGCGTTGTCACGCCATTGCTTGAGCTCGTGCGCGTCAATACTGGGAACTGAAGGAGCGCTGTCCTGCGTCGTTGCGGTCAGGCCACAGAAAAACTCATAGTCCGCCAGTTCGGTAATCGGCGTGCGTTGCGGGTCGCGACGCAGCGTGATGAAGCGGTAGTTCATTTCCAGTGCGTCGTACACCGCCAATCGACCCAGCAGCGACTCGCCCAGCCCGGTAATCAGCTTGACGGCTTCCGTGGCCATGATGGAGCCAATGGACGCGCACAGAATGCCCAGCACGCCGCCTTCCGAGCAGGACGGCGCCAGATGGGGCGGAGGCGGCTCCGGGTAGAGGTCGCGGTAGTTCAGGCCGGCGTCGCCGGGAGCGTTTTCCCAAAACACGGAGGCCTGGCCTTCAAAGCGATAAATCGAGCCCCACACGTAGGGTTTTCCTGCGAGTACGCAGGCGTCGTTGACCAGGTAGCGGGTGGCGAAATTGTCGGTTCCATCCACGATCAGATCGTATTGAGCGAAGAGCGACAGAGCGTTGTCCGCATCCAGCCGTTCGCTATGCAGGCGCACCTCAACATGAGGGTTGATCTCGCGGATGGCGTCTCTGGCGCTTTCGCCCTTGGGGCGACCCACATCGGACACGCCGTGGATGATCTGACGTTGCAGGTTGGATGCGTCAACCACATCAAACTCCACAACGCCCAGGGTTCCGACCCCGGCGGCGGCTAAATACAGTAAAACAGGCGAGCCCAGACCACCGGCTCCAACCGCCAGCACTTTGGCGTTCTTCAAGCGTTTTTGCCCTTCCAGCCCGACATCCGGCAGCAGCAGATGACGGCTATAGCGGGCGATTTCCGCCGCGGATAACTCCGCAGCAGGTTCTACGAGGGGGGGGAGCTTCATCGACATATGTCCTTCTATCGATTGATGCGATTTCTAGTTATTAGTTCTATATGACCGGATACAGCCGGTTCAGATTACGAGGACCGTAATCGACAGAGGGAAGGCGGAGAGAAGACAAAACTCTCAAAGCAGTCGCCGACATTGATGCGTGACGAACAACAGCTAAAGCGCGATCCATGCCGTTAATTTCTAATGTTTTTTGTAAGGTCCAACACCGCTTATTTTTATATGCGGAGGGGCAGGCGGGGGCAATGCGGCAGTTTGTCGCACCCATAGGGCGTGTGTTTAAAAAATATACCTGATAATAAGTCCTTTTATAACCAAAAGCTTACGCGGCAAATCAGCTAGTTGCGCGCTATTTCTGGCTTCTGGCGCTTTTTTTAAGCCTACATCCGATTACATTATTTTTGTCCATTTTACAGCATTTTGCTAGTATCGGTGCGTCACGGGTGCGTCAAAAGTGCGTCATTTTGAGCATTTTTTAACGTATAGCGTTTGGTTATAAGGGGTAGTATAGCATGGCGTCGTCGCGTAAGCGTGTCACCAAGTCGGGGGAGGTGCGCTGGTATCGTGAGATTCGAATCAAGCGTGATGGGAAGATCATTTACAGGGAAGGGAAGACATGGCCGTCAAAGCGCCTGGCTGACGAATGGGGTAAGCGTCGTGAATTGGAGTTGGCGCAACCTGGTGCGCTTGAAAGAATGCGTCATTCCGGCACTACTTTGTCTGATGTGTTGAGCTGGTATTACGATGAGTACAAAGACATAGCAAGGTTCGGGCGGTCCAAATCCTATCGGCTGCGCGCCATGATGCAAATGGAAGAACTACGAGTCCCAATACTGTCTCTGAACTCGTCACACCTGGTTGAATTTGTGAGGGCGCGGCGTCGGCATGCTGGGCCGTCAACTGTTCGGTCAGATCTCGCTTATCTGAAAAATGCAGTGAAGCTTGCCAGAGGGCATTTTGAGGATTTTCCGGTCGATATGAGGGTGTTTGACGATGCCGGCGCTGTCTGCTGGAAAAACAAGCTCATAGCTATGAGTGCAAGGCGCGACCGCAGGCCGACGGATGATGAGCTGCGGATGCTTACCGACTATTTTCGTAACCGTGCGATGAAACCGAAAATGGTTATACCAATGTACGATATTATTTGGTTTGCTATCCACTCGGCGCGTCGATTAAGTGAGATATTGGAAATTCGGTGGGCGGACAATGATTCGGAAACCCTAACGGGGTTGGCGCGAGACGTGAAGCATCCTACTAAGAAGCATGGTAATCATCGCAAATTCAAGTATACCCGGGAGGCGTGGGACATTGTGTCTCGTCAGGAACGCAATCCGGATGATGATAGAATCTTCCCCTACAAGGCTAACGCTGTCAGCCGGCGCTTTTGTTTGGCATGTCGAGAGCTAGGAATTAACGATTTGCGTTTTCACGATTTGAGGCATGAGGCCACAAGCCGATTGTTCGAACGTGGCTATGATATCGTCCAGGTGCAGCAGTTCACTTTGCATGAGAGCTGGAGGGAGTTGCAGCGG
Coding sequences within:
- a CDS encoding CoA transferase; protein product: MAFLLEGCYLSGSLRNPTPAHAPLYASLLYQANALGMGWENVDTESGAAFALHSSDATADATAIDCVLEGWSDAVDRPITENLAQAASGLMSVHGRASGGAQPLGVDYVSTLTAMLSLQGVMAAAIGRQRGASMRSTATSMTAAALLSVAQYLAGATAPDMPERLLPGGANVRERPPFVSADGVAFELETLDAGPWRAFWSHVGVDAASAGKGWNGFLLRYAKAIAPVPAALCDALATLPFEAIAQIASQTGVAICKVRTLQERAQDPDASTMWRNGPWRFQCDGDAAQATPIKPCAPNTSLPLAGLTVVESCRRIQGPLAGRLLSLLGAEVIRIEPPGGDPLRGMPPMAEDVSARFDALNRDKKILEIDIKSAAGKAEVMALIKHAEVFLHNWAPGKAAEMGLDYDDMKQVNPDLVYAYAGGWGETAEHDLPGTDFMAQAYSGVAAKIAAASGLPGGALFTVLDVLGGAVAAQGVTAALLARALGRARSIRVDSSLLGAASLLCAEDLGALLNPSGDKGVSMATEESHSAPTSLNGVYATAQGLLAIDCLDERAASRLARAVAEAEPAANESGGLNRERLQRILNRRKAQEWAALFETTGAPAAAIVEDLTEISHDPRLASALNKDAYIRVNSPWRFQ
- a CDS encoding MoaD/ThiS family protein — its product is MSITIHIPTVLRPLTGDQKRIEGGGENVREVIENMESHYPGIQERLMADGKVHRFLNIYVNDDDIRFADNLDTPVRTGDSITILPAVAGGCGDRLG
- a CDS encoding Mov34/MPN/PAD-1 family protein, whose product is MLTILSELVDAMVRQAQAEHPIETCGVIAGREGSDRPLRLIPMRNAAASSDMFMFDAREQLQIWREMDANGEEPVVIYHSHTASRAYPSKDDILCAAEPHAHYVIIPTDPEHGSDIRSFRIVNGAVVEETIKAVEHYSGEKPLPLSEDRSSHVNHHSYSNRSATADRRSEAY
- the moeZ gene encoding adenylyltransferase/sulfurtransferase MoeZ, with product MKLPPLVEPAAELSAAEIARYSRHLLLPDVGLEGQKRLKNAKVLAVGAGGLGSPVLLYLAAAGVGTLGVVEFDVVDASNLQRQIIHGVSDVGRPKGESARDAIREINPHVEVRLHSERLDADNALSLFAQYDLIVDGTDNFATRYLVNDACVLAGKPYVWGSIYRFEGQASVFWENAPGDAGLNYRDLYPEPPPPHLAPSCSEGGVLGILCASIGSIMATEAVKLITGLGESLLGRLAVYDALEMNYRFITLRRDPQRTPITELADYEFFCGLTATTQDSAPSVPSIDAHELKQWRDNAKDFQLIDVRETTEWDIVRIAGARHIPQSRLLDEEILVTLNRDAPIVLHCKSGARSQRALQSLRERGFDNVHNLDGGILAWIRDVDSSLPSY
- a CDS encoding site-specific integrase, which gives rise to MASSRKRVTKSGEVRWYREIRIKRDGKIIYREGKTWPSKRLADEWGKRRELELAQPGALERMRHSGTTLSDVLSWYYDEYKDIARFGRSKSYRLRAMMQMEELRVPILSLNSSHLVEFVRARRRHAGPSTVRSDLAYLKNAVKLARGHFEDFPVDMRVFDDAGAVCWKNKLIAMSARRDRRPTDDELRMLTDYFRNRAMKPKMVIPMYDIIWFAIHSARRLSEILEIRWADNDSETLTGLARDVKHPTKKHGNHRKFKYTREAWDIVSRQERNPDDDRIFPYKANAVSRRFCLACRELGINDLRFHDLRHEATSRLFERGYDIVQVQQFTLHESWRELQRYTNLRPADVPLLPAAPHHLDFSNG